Proteins encoded in a region of the Thermus sp. LT1-2-5 genome:
- a CDS encoding CoA transferase — protein MAPCAWPPGRVLDLSRLLPGPLAGKLLMELGLPVLKVEPPTGDPLEALAPEAYRFLNAGKAVWVLDLKTEEGREALLGLVAEAAILLEANRPGVMERLGLGPEVLLERNPRLVYARLRGYPEGDDPGHDLTYLAEAGLLGRFPWRAFQFADLAGAYALALAALKGLLLGGGVYEVALSQAVRAMAYPPIPFLDGSVLCYGVYPAKEGEVALAALEPHLWARFCQRAGLPELLGAAFSPASPENPAYIKLLAFFAQRPAPALEAWAKAEGLPLRRVRG, from the coding sequence ATGGCGCCCTGCGCATGGCCCCCCGGTAGGGTCCTGGACCTCAGCCGCCTCCTGCCGGGGCCCTTGGCGGGGAAGCTCCTTATGGAGCTGGGCCTTCCCGTGCTCAAGGTGGAGCCCCCCACGGGGGACCCCTTAGAGGCCCTGGCCCCGGAGGCCTACCGCTTCCTGAATGCGGGGAAGGCGGTGTGGGTCCTGGACCTGAAGACGGAGGAGGGGCGGGAGGCCCTGCTGGGGCTTGTGGCGGAGGCGGCCATCCTCCTCGAGGCCAACCGCCCCGGGGTCATGGAGCGGCTGGGCCTGGGGCCGGAAGTGCTTCTGGAGCGCAACCCCCGCCTGGTCTACGCCCGGCTCCGGGGCTACCCGGAAGGGGATGACCCCGGGCACGACCTCACCTACCTGGCGGAGGCGGGTCTTTTGGGCCGCTTTCCCTGGCGGGCCTTCCAGTTCGCCGACCTGGCCGGGGCCTACGCCCTGGCCCTGGCCGCCTTGAAGGGCCTCCTCCTCGGGGGCGGGGTCTATGAGGTGGCCCTCTCCCAGGCGGTGCGGGCCATGGCCTACCCGCCCATCCCCTTTTTGGACGGCTCCGTCCTCTGCTACGGGGTCTACCCCGCGAAGGAAGGGGAGGTGGCCCTGGCCGCCCTGGAGCCCCACCTTTGGGCCCGGTTTTGCCAGCGGGCGGGGCTTCCCGAGCTCCTGGGGGCCGCCTTCAGCCCCGCTTCCCCGGAGAACCCCGCCTACATCAAGCTCCTCGCCTTCTTCGCCCAACGGCCTGCCCCTGCCCTCGAGGCCTGGGCCAAGGCGGAGGGGCTTCCCCTGAGGCGGGTGCGGGGCTAG
- the greA gene encoding transcription elongation factor GreA, whose product MKKPVYLTPEGYRRLQEELHHLKTTKRQEISADFEQALEEGDLRENAGYDEARRAMWQNEARIAQLEDLLARAVVVEGNGTYEEVALGCQVELETEAGERLSLAIVGSHEADIFSGKISDESPLGQALLGKKVGDVVEIRGKKGAQVYTILEIKPL is encoded by the coding sequence ATGAAGAAGCCGGTTTACCTCACTCCCGAAGGTTACAGGCGCCTTCAGGAGGAACTTCACCACCTGAAGACCACCAAGCGGCAGGAGATCTCTGCTGACTTTGAGCAGGCCCTGGAGGAGGGCGACCTCAGGGAAAACGCCGGATACGACGAGGCGCGGCGGGCCATGTGGCAGAACGAGGCCCGCATCGCCCAGCTGGAGGACCTCCTGGCCCGGGCGGTGGTGGTGGAGGGGAACGGCACCTACGAGGAGGTGGCCCTAGGCTGCCAGGTGGAGTTGGAAACCGAGGCGGGGGAAAGGCTTTCCTTGGCCATCGTGGGGAGCCACGAGGCGGACATCTTCAGCGGCAAGATCTCCGACGAGTCCCCCCTGGGCCAGGCCCTTTTGGGCAAAAAGGTGGGGGACGTGGTGGAGATCCGGGGCAAGAAGGGCGCCCAGGTCTACACGATCCTGGAGATCAAGCCCCTATAG
- a CDS encoding thiolase family protein: protein MREAVILEAVRTPIGKRNGALRAWRPDALYAEVLNALLARSGLDPAWVEDVVTGCVTQAGEQGANVGRLAVLLSRLPKEVPAVTLNRMCGSSQQAVHFAAQAIVAGDLDFAIAGGVESMTRAPMFSDIGGGFHTLNPALFDKYELVHQGESAERIARLFGFSRKDLDEWSLLSHRRAQRATEEGRFAREMLPLTGLDAEGRPFLLTRDEGVRPDTSLERLAALKPAFREDGLITAGNSSQISDGAAALLLGEREKALALGLRPRARFLARVVVAGDPTLQLLEILPATRKALARAGLALSDLDVIEVNEAFASVVLAFLREFRPDPERVNPNGGAIALGHPLGATGVILMTKLLHELERRDGEFGLQVMCIGHGQATATVIQRL, encoded by the coding sequence ATGAGGGAGGCGGTGATCCTCGAGGCGGTGCGTACCCCCATCGGCAAAAGGAACGGGGCCCTTAGGGCGTGGCGGCCCGATGCCCTCTACGCCGAGGTCCTGAACGCCCTCCTGGCGCGAAGCGGACTGGACCCTGCCTGGGTGGAGGACGTGGTGACGGGGTGCGTGACCCAGGCGGGGGAGCAGGGGGCGAATGTGGGGCGGCTTGCCGTCCTCCTTTCCCGCCTGCCCAAGGAGGTGCCGGCGGTAACGCTAAACCGCATGTGCGGCTCGAGCCAGCAGGCGGTGCACTTCGCCGCCCAGGCCATCGTTGCCGGGGACCTGGACTTCGCCATCGCCGGGGGGGTGGAGAGCATGACCCGGGCCCCCATGTTCTCGGACATCGGGGGCGGGTTTCACACCCTAAACCCTGCCCTCTTCGACAAGTACGAGCTGGTGCACCAAGGGGAAAGCGCCGAGCGCATCGCCCGGCTTTTTGGCTTTTCCCGTAAGGACCTGGACGAGTGGAGCCTCCTTTCCCACCGCCGGGCGCAACGGGCCACGGAGGAGGGCCGCTTCGCCCGGGAGATGCTTCCCCTCACCGGCCTGGATGCGGAGGGAAGGCCCTTCCTTTTGACCCGCGACGAGGGCGTCCGCCCCGACACCAGCCTGGAACGGCTCGCCGCCCTCAAGCCCGCCTTCCGGGAAGACGGCCTCATCACCGCCGGGAACAGCAGCCAGATTTCGGACGGGGCGGCGGCCTTGCTCCTGGGCGAAAGGGAGAAGGCCCTGGCCTTGGGCCTTAGGCCCCGGGCCCGCTTCCTGGCCCGGGTGGTGGTGGCGGGGGACCCCACCTTGCAGCTTCTGGAGATCCTCCCCGCCACGCGGAAGGCCTTGGCGCGGGCTGGGCTTGCCCTAAGCGACCTGGACGTGATCGAGGTGAACGAGGCCTTCGCCAGCGTGGTCCTGGCCTTTCTCAGGGAGTTCCGCCCCGACCCCGAGCGGGTGAACCCGAACGGGGGGGCCATCGCCCTGGGCCACCCCTTGGGGGCCACGGGGGTCATCCTCATGACCAAGCTCCTCCACGAGCTGGAAAGGCGGGACGGGGAGTTCGGCCTGCAGGTGATGTGCATCGGCCATGGCCAGGCCACGGCCACGGTGATCCAAAGGTTATAG
- a CDS encoding TIGR00282 family metallophosphoesterase encodes MRLLFIGDVMAEPGLRVVSLHLPDIRDRYDLVIANGENAAKGKGLDRRSYRLLREAGVDLVTLGNHAWDHKEVYELLEKEPVVRALNYPPGTPGRGWWRLSANGESLLFVQVMGRVFMDPLDDPFRALDALLAQEKADYVLVEVHAEATSEKMALAHYLDGRVAAVLGTHTHVPTLDAMRLPKGTLYQTDVGMTGTYQSIIGGEVETFLARFLTGRPQPFRAAQGKARLHATELVLEGGKPVSISPYVWEEP; translated from the coding sequence ATGCGGCTTTTATTCATCGGGGACGTGATGGCCGAGCCCGGTCTACGGGTAGTGAGCCTCCACCTGCCGGACATCCGGGATCGCTACGACCTGGTCATCGCCAACGGGGAAAACGCCGCTAAGGGAAAAGGCTTGGACCGGCGTTCCTACCGCCTTTTGCGGGAGGCTGGGGTGGACCTCGTCACCTTGGGCAACCACGCCTGGGACCACAAGGAGGTGTACGAGCTTTTGGAGAAAGAACCCGTGGTGCGGGCCCTCAACTACCCTCCGGGCACCCCGGGGCGGGGCTGGTGGCGGCTTAGCGCCAACGGGGAAAGCCTCCTCTTCGTCCAGGTGATGGGCCGGGTCTTCATGGACCCCCTGGACGACCCCTTTCGCGCCTTGGACGCCCTTTTGGCCCAAGAGAAGGCGGACTACGTCCTGGTGGAGGTCCACGCCGAGGCCACCAGCGAGAAGATGGCCCTGGCCCACTACCTGGATGGGCGCGTGGCCGCCGTTTTGGGCACCCATACCCACGTGCCCACCCTGGACGCCATGCGGCTTCCCAAGGGGACGCTTTACCAGACCGACGTGGGCATGACCGGTACCTACCAGTCCATCATCGGCGGCGAGGTAGAGACCTTCCTGGCCCGCTTCCTCACCGGCCGCCCCCAGCCCTTCCGCGCCGCCCAGGGCAAGGCGCGGCTACACGCCACGGAGCTCGTTTTGGAGGGCGGGAAGCCCGTTTCCATCAGCCCTTACGTGTGGGAGGAGCCGTGA
- a CDS encoding recombination protein O N-terminal domain-containing protein, which yields MERYRLEEGVVVGRKALPQGDLLLRFVTPKGSLEAVAKKGLRPTGRSGRLSLFHHVRFQVYAKKEGLPTLTQTELLGKLFGLEEPRRYLYASFLAELAYRLASPEAAAKIYPLFVSGLRGIAKHENPLLPLVWAGWRVVKAGGLAPNLLGPGLHLKEGRLAAEGVYLGEKGVEALRAILHLPGGEALPYLKEAPLDRLFLALKHHVEEALGPLRSASLL from the coding sequence GTGGAACGCTACCGGTTGGAGGAGGGGGTGGTGGTGGGGCGGAAGGCCCTGCCCCAGGGGGATCTTCTCCTCCGCTTCGTCACGCCCAAGGGGAGCCTCGAGGCCGTGGCCAAGAAGGGCCTAAGGCCCACGGGCCGCTCCGGGAGGCTTTCCCTTTTCCACCACGTGCGCTTTCAGGTCTACGCCAAAAAGGAAGGCCTCCCCACCCTGACCCAGACGGAGCTTTTGGGCAAGCTCTTCGGCCTGGAAGAGCCCCGCCGCTACCTCTACGCCTCCTTTTTGGCGGAGCTCGCCTACCGCCTGGCCTCCCCCGAGGCCGCCGCCAAGATCTACCCCCTCTTCGTCTCCGGCCTCCGGGGCATCGCCAAGCACGAAAACCCCCTCCTCCCCCTGGTCTGGGCGGGGTGGCGGGTGGTGAAGGCGGGAGGGCTTGCCCCCAACCTCTTGGGCCCGGGGCTTCACCTCAAGGAGGGGCGGCTCGCCGCGGAGGGGGTGTACCTGGGGGAAAAGGGGGTGGAGGCCCTTCGCGCCATCCTCCACCTCCCAGGCGGGGAGGCATTGCCCTACCTGAAAGAAGCCCCCTTGGACCGCTTATTCCTTGCCCTCAAGCACCACGTGGAGGAGGCTTTGGGCCCTCTAAGGAGCGCAAGCCTCCTATAG
- a CDS encoding aminotransferase class IV, with amino-acid sequence MRLLNGEPLAGPWLEAFFYHGASVFTTLRVERGAPLWLEAHLSRLRRHAQALGLPYPGDGAFLEDLQALLAHFPGVSCLRVRLTVGEGVRLAEARPYTPPPLRAYREGVKAVLTPYRVHPDLAPYKTGNYLPYRLAQGWAEARGAFEGLLLDAWGHVVDGSRTSPLLFRQGTLYLLEGGLEGITREEVAKKAKELGLEVKRAFLRPGELSGTLLLAGSGVGLLPVGKPEEALLPLVEAFLPACYTE; translated from the coding sequence ATGAGGCTCCTCAACGGTGAACCCTTGGCCGGCCCTTGGCTCGAGGCCTTCTTCTACCACGGGGCGAGCGTCTTCACCACCTTGCGGGTGGAAAGAGGCGCGCCCCTTTGGCTGGAGGCCCACCTCTCCCGCCTCCGCCGCCACGCCCAGGCCCTGGGCCTCCCCTACCCGGGGGACGGGGCTTTCCTGGAGGACTTGCAAGCCCTTCTGGCCCACTTCCCGGGCGTTTCCTGCCTGCGGGTGCGGCTCACCGTGGGGGAGGGGGTAAGGCTGGCGGAGGCCAGGCCCTACACCCCTCCTCCCCTGAGGGCCTACCGGGAAGGGGTGAAAGCGGTCCTCACCCCCTACCGCGTCCACCCGGACCTCGCCCCCTACAAGACGGGCAACTACCTGCCCTACCGCCTGGCCCAAGGGTGGGCCGAGGCGCGGGGAGCCTTTGAGGGCCTCCTCCTGGACGCCTGGGGGCACGTGGTGGACGGAAGCCGCACCAGCCCCCTCCTCTTTCGCCAGGGCACGCTGTACCTGCTGGAGGGGGGCCTCGAGGGCATCACCCGGGAGGAGGTGGCCAAGAAGGCCAAGGAGCTTGGCCTGGAGGTCAAGCGGGCCTTCTTGCGCCCTGGGGAGCTTTCCGGCACCCTCCTCCTTGCGGGAAGCGGGGTGGGGCTTTTGCCCGTGGGGAAGCCGGAGGAGGCCCTTCTTCCCCTCGTGGAGGCTTTCCTTCCCGCCTGCTATACTGAATAG
- a CDS encoding phosphoenolpyruvate carboxylase gives MSDPFELLKAEVDLLGRLLGEAIRKVSGERFFALVEEVRLLAKGRRQGEAGAGEALLRRVEGLSVEEAEALVRAFTHYFHLVNLAEERHRVRVNRLRAQAETPENPRPEGFLALAQALKARGLSLEEAEAHLNRLELVLTFTAHPTETRRRTLRHHLERLQEELEREERERLAARVALLYATEEVRKARPSVEDEIKGGLYYLPTTLWEAVPKVVGGLEAALERVYGQRPRLRSPVRFRSWIGGDRDGNPFVTPEVTAFASRYAREVARGKFLEALEGLVRDLSLSEARLPVSKEVREGGEGIERFPGEPYRRYFAALYRALEGGSLSTEELSRALKVAEKGLEGVGLAQVAEVFLRPLEARLSAFGLELAPLDLREESGKLLQAAAELLRLGGVHAEFLSLAPEEQEALLTQELKTPRPLMPVGAAPEGEALRVALGALRAWGDKGAHVVSMTHHPADLLAVFLLAREVGLYRPGKPLPFDVVPLFETLEDLNRAPEVLRRLLRNPVFRAHAEGRGGVEVMIGYSDSNKDAGFLMANLALYQAQEALHAVGEAEGIPVFFFHGRGTSTARGGGPAGRAIASLPPRSVGPRLRLTEQGEALADRYAHPDLAVRHLEQLLFHFAQAALGEGVEPKPEFRQALKEAAQRSMERYRALLQREGFFAFFEAFTPIREIGELPIASRPVYRHGRVRDIRDLRAIPWVMAWTQVRLLLPGWYGLSALEALPLPLLQAMYREWPFFAATLESAAMALAKADLGIAALYLRLVPEGLWGFFQHLAEEYQRTVALLQAIFAAPLLHNQRTLERQISLRNPYVDPINFVQVELLRRYRAPGGREEEGLRRALLLSLLGVAAGLRNAG, from the coding sequence GTGAGCGATCCCTTTGAGCTTTTGAAGGCGGAGGTGGACCTCCTGGGCCGCCTACTGGGAGAGGCCATCCGGAAGGTTTCCGGGGAGCGGTTTTTCGCCTTGGTGGAGGAGGTGCGCCTTTTGGCCAAGGGGCGGCGCCAAGGGGAGGCGGGAGCGGGGGAAGCCTTGTTGCGGCGGGTGGAGGGCCTTTCCGTGGAGGAGGCGGAGGCCTTGGTGCGGGCCTTTACTCACTACTTCCACCTGGTGAACCTGGCGGAGGAGCGGCACCGGGTGCGGGTGAACCGCCTGCGGGCCCAGGCGGAAACCCCCGAGAACCCCAGGCCCGAGGGCTTCCTGGCCTTGGCCCAGGCCCTGAAGGCCCGGGGGCTTTCCCTAGAGGAGGCGGAGGCGCACCTGAACCGCCTAGAGCTCGTCCTCACCTTCACCGCCCATCCCACGGAAACCCGCCGCCGCACCCTGCGGCACCACTTGGAAAGATTGCAGGAGGAGCTGGAGAGGGAAGAGCGGGAGCGCCTTGCGGCCCGGGTCGCTTTGCTGTACGCCACGGAGGAGGTGCGGAAGGCGAGGCCCAGCGTGGAGGACGAGATCAAGGGGGGGCTCTACTACCTGCCCACCACCTTGTGGGAGGCCGTGCCCAAGGTGGTGGGGGGCCTCGAGGCCGCCTTGGAACGGGTCTACGGCCAGCGCCCCCGCCTGCGGAGCCCAGTGCGCTTCCGCAGTTGGATCGGCGGCGACCGGGACGGGAACCCCTTCGTCACCCCGGAGGTCACCGCCTTCGCCAGCCGCTACGCAAGGGAGGTGGCGCGGGGCAAGTTTCTGGAGGCCCTCGAGGGCCTGGTGCGGGACCTCTCCCTTTCCGAGGCCCGTCTTCCCGTTTCTAAGGAGGTGCGGGAAGGCGGGGAGGGCATAGAACGCTTCCCGGGCGAGCCCTACCGCCGTTATTTCGCCGCCCTTTACCGGGCCTTGGAGGGGGGCTCCCTTTCCACCGAGGAGCTTTCCCGGGCCTTGAAGGTGGCGGAAAAGGGCCTGGAAGGGGTGGGCCTCGCCCAGGTGGCGGAGGTCTTCTTGAGGCCCCTGGAGGCGCGGCTTTCCGCCTTCGGCCTGGAGCTTGCCCCCTTGGACCTAAGGGAGGAGTCGGGGAAGCTTTTGCAGGCGGCGGCGGAGCTTTTGCGCCTGGGCGGGGTTCACGCCGAGTTTTTGTCCTTAGCCCCGGAGGAGCAAGAAGCCCTCCTCACCCAAGAGCTCAAGACCCCGCGCCCCCTCATGCCCGTGGGGGCGGCGCCGGAAGGGGAGGCCTTGCGGGTGGCCTTGGGGGCCCTTAGGGCCTGGGGGGACAAGGGGGCCCATGTGGTGTCCATGACCCACCACCCCGCCGACCTCCTCGCCGTCTTCCTCCTGGCCCGGGAGGTGGGGCTTTACCGCCCGGGGAAGCCCCTCCCCTTCGACGTGGTCCCCCTCTTTGAAACCCTGGAGGACCTAAACCGGGCCCCCGAGGTCTTGCGGCGCCTCCTGCGCAATCCTGTCTTCCGCGCCCATGCGGAGGGGCGGGGTGGGGTGGAGGTGATGATCGGCTACTCCGATTCCAACAAGGATGCGGGCTTCCTCATGGCCAACCTGGCCCTGTACCAGGCGCAGGAGGCCCTCCACGCCGTGGGGGAGGCGGAGGGCATCCCCGTCTTCTTCTTCCACGGCCGGGGCACCTCCACCGCCCGGGGCGGGGGACCGGCGGGCCGGGCCATCGCCAGCCTCCCCCCCAGGAGCGTGGGGCCTCGCCTCCGCCTCACGGAGCAGGGGGAGGCCCTGGCGGACCGCTACGCCCACCCGGACCTGGCGGTGCGCCACCTGGAGCAACTCCTCTTTCACTTCGCCCAGGCGGCCTTGGGAGAGGGGGTGGAGCCCAAGCCCGAGTTCCGCCAAGCCCTGAAAGAGGCGGCACAAAGGAGCATGGAGCGCTACCGGGCCCTCCTCCAGAGGGAAGGCTTCTTCGCCTTTTTTGAGGCCTTTACCCCCATCCGGGAGATTGGCGAGCTTCCCATCGCCAGCCGCCCCGTGTACCGCCACGGCCGGGTGCGGGATATCCGGGACCTGCGGGCCATCCCTTGGGTCATGGCCTGGACCCAGGTGCGCCTCCTTCTGCCGGGGTGGTACGGGCTATCCGCCTTGGAAGCGCTACCCCTTCCCCTCCTTCAGGCCATGTACCGGGAGTGGCCCTTCTTCGCCGCCACCTTGGAAAGCGCCGCCATGGCCTTGGCCAAGGCGGACCTGGGGATCGCCGCCTTGTACCTGCGCCTGGTGCCCGAGGGGCTATGGGGCTTCTTCCAGCACCTGGCGGAGGAGTACCAAAGGACCGTGGCCCTTTTGCAGGCCATCTTTGCGGCTCCCCTTCTCCACAACCAAAGGACGTTGGAGCGGCAGATCAGCCTCCGGAACCCCTACGTGGACCCCATCAACTTTGTCCAGGTGGAGCTCCTCCGCCGCTACCGGGCCCCTGGGGGTCGGGAGGAGGAGGGCTTACGGCGGGCGCTTCTCCTTTCCCTCCTTGGGGTGGCGGCGGGGCTCAGGAACGCCGGTTAG
- a CDS encoding chorismate-binding protein, protein MLGLYHAARALGLRPALLESLGPRTPFSRLSLLGVGPRHRLEVLEGRLYLDGRRVGEALDLFRYLEKGLGKGFFPAWIGFFAYEFARHLGLPAHPPLPGLPEAAFFYYPEGYALLEGRLVARPSFALRPLPYTPPSLPQYPLVSDFPREAFLRGVAEVKERIRAGVVYQVNLSHRFRLLGPVDPLLLYARLRRLNPSPFMGLLEGEGWAVVSGSPERLFQKVGGRLLARPIAGTRPRGRTEAEDLALEEDLLSSPKERAEHAMLVDLLRNDLARVALPGTVRVRELFTVERYAHVMHLVSEVEGYTPAPLGEVFRSLFPGGTITGAPKGTVMAAIRELEPVPRGAYTGSLGYVSGRGADFNILIRSFQKVGEEVLFSAGAGIVIASLPEREYEETLHKAQSLLLALERGRPGARPLPPKANASWRPPLPSRRLRARVLFLENRDSFSYNLVDYLRALGAEVAVVDQEEAPDLSGFTHLVVGPGPKDPYTAGRILEWTERALAEGIPMLGVCLGHQALGVVLGAELYREAPVHGEGHAVYHGGEALFRGFPNPLPFARYHSLALRRLPPSLRLLAWTEHGVPMALWDGRKAFGVQFHPESILSPWGMELLARFLEVA, encoded by the coding sequence GTGCTGGGGCTTTACCACGCCGCCCGGGCCCTGGGCCTGAGGCCCGCCCTGTTGGAGTCCTTGGGGCCCCGCACCCCCTTTTCCCGGCTTTCCCTCCTGGGGGTGGGGCCGAGGCACCGCCTCGAGGTCCTGGAGGGCCGGCTTTACCTGGACGGGAGGCGGGTGGGGGAGGCCCTGGACCTTTTCCGCTACCTGGAGAAGGGCTTGGGCAAGGGCTTTTTCCCCGCCTGGATCGGCTTTTTCGCCTACGAGTTTGCCCGCCACCTGGGCCTTCCCGCCCATCCCCCCCTTCCCGGCCTCCCCGAGGCGGCCTTCTTCTACTACCCCGAGGGCTACGCCCTCCTGGAGGGGAGGCTCGTGGCGCGCCCTTCCTTCGCCCTGCGGCCCCTCCCCTACACCCCGCCTTCCTTGCCCCAATACCCCTTGGTTTCCGACTTCCCCCGGGAGGCCTTTTTGCGGGGGGTGGCGGAGGTGAAGGAGCGGATCCGGGCCGGGGTGGTCTACCAGGTGAACCTTTCCCACCGCTTCCGCCTCCTGGGCCCCGTGGACCCCCTCCTCCTCTACGCCCGCCTCCGGCGCCTCAACCCTTCCCCCTTCATGGGCCTGTTGGAAGGGGAAGGGTGGGCGGTGGTTTCGGGAAGCCCGGAGCGGCTTTTCCAGAAGGTGGGCGGCCGCCTCCTCGCCCGGCCCATCGCCGGCACGCGGCCCAGGGGGAGGACGGAGGCGGAGGACCTGGCCCTGGAGGAGGATCTCCTCTCCTCCCCCAAGGAGCGGGCGGAGCACGCCATGCTGGTGGACCTCCTGCGCAACGATCTGGCCCGGGTGGCCCTCCCCGGCACGGTGCGGGTGCGGGAGCTTTTCACCGTGGAGCGCTACGCCCACGTGATGCACCTGGTGTCCGAGGTGGAGGGGTACACCCCCGCCCCCTTGGGGGAGGTCTTCCGAAGCCTCTTCCCCGGGGGCACCATCACCGGGGCCCCCAAGGGCACGGTGATGGCCGCCATCCGGGAGCTGGAGCCCGTGCCCCGGGGGGCCTACACGGGAAGCCTCGGCTACGTTTCGGGCCGGGGGGCGGACTTCAACATCCTGATCCGCTCCTTCCAGAAGGTGGGGGAGGAGGTGCTCTTCTCCGCCGGGGCGGGGATCGTCATCGCCTCGTTGCCCGAGCGGGAGTACGAGGAAACCTTGCATAAGGCGCAAAGCCTCCTCCTGGCCCTGGAGCGGGGCAGGCCCGGGGCGAGGCCCCTTCCCCCCAAGGCCAACGCCTCCTGGCGCCCCCCGCTCCCCTCGAGGCGGCTTCGCGCCCGGGTGCTCTTCCTGGAGAACCGGGACTCCTTTAGCTACAACCTGGTGGACTACCTCCGGGCCCTGGGGGCGGAGGTGGCGGTGGTGGACCAGGAGGAGGCCCCGGACCTTTCCGGCTTCACCCACCTGGTGGTGGGCCCGGGGCCCAAGGACCCCTACACGGCGGGCCGCATCCTGGAGTGGACGGAAAGGGCCCTGGCAGAGGGCATCCCTATGCTGGGGGTCTGCCTGGGCCACCAGGCCCTGGGGGTGGTCCTGGGGGCGGAGCTTTACCGCGAGGCCCCGGTCCACGGGGAGGGCCACGCCGTCTACCATGGGGGGGAGGCCCTCTTTAGGGGCTTCCCCAACCCCTTGCCCTTCGCCCGCTACCACTCCTTGGCCCTAAGGCGCCTTCCCCCTTCCCTCCGCCTCCTGGCCTGGACGGAACACGGCGTGCCCATGGCCCTTTGGGACGGGCGGAAGGCCTTTGGCGTGCAGTTCCACCCCGAAAGCATCCTCTCCCCTTGGGGCATGGAGCTTTTGGCCCGCTTCTTGGAGGTGGCATGA
- a CDS encoding NYN domain-containing protein: MEPLGHHQDQRVGVFVDTQNLYHSARDYYERNVNFESLLRYAVGGRRLVRATAYVVEKEGDTSAWPFIYKLSTIGYRVRRMYLTVKEVGEGGKPIYEGNWDMGIAADMVRLMPYLDVVVLGSGDGDFVEILEVLMERGIRVEVIAFRETTSQKLIDAVDRFVHLPDIPNPFMEPRNAG; the protein is encoded by the coding sequence ATGGAACCCCTTGGCCACCACCAGGACCAGCGGGTGGGCGTCTTTGTGGACACCCAGAACCTGTACCATTCCGCCCGGGACTACTACGAGCGGAACGTCAACTTTGAAAGCCTTCTCCGCTATGCCGTGGGGGGGCGGCGCCTGGTGCGGGCCACGGCCTACGTGGTGGAGAAGGAGGGGGACACCTCCGCCTGGCCCTTTATTTACAAGCTTTCCACCATCGGCTACCGGGTGCGGCGCATGTACCTCACGGTGAAGGAGGTGGGGGAGGGCGGCAAGCCCATATACGAGGGGAACTGGGACATGGGCATCGCCGCGGACATGGTGCGGCTCATGCCCTACTTGGACGTGGTGGTGTTGGGAAGCGGGGATGGCGACTTCGTGGAGATCCTCGAGGTCCTCATGGAGCGGGGCATCCGGGTGGAGGTCATCGCCTTCCGGGAAACCACCTCCCAGAAGCTCATCGACGCCGTGGACCGCTTCGTCCACCTCCCCGACATCCCTAACCCCTTCATGGAGCCCAGAAACGCCGGATGA
- a CDS encoding SDR family NAD(P)-dependent oxidoreductase, with product MKRSALVTGGASGLGRAAALALEARGYRVVVLDLRRGEDGLRYVEGDVRSEADVARALALAQEEGLLFAVVNAAGIGLAKRILGREGPHDLESFRKVVEVNLVGTFNVLRLAASALRENAPDGEGQRGVIVNTASVAAYEGQIGQAAYAASKGGVVALTLPAARELAEWGIRVVAIAPGLFDTPLLAGLPEKARASLAEQVPFPKRLGRPEEYALLVLHILENPMLNGEVIRLDGALRMAPR from the coding sequence ATGAAAAGGAGCGCTTTGGTAACGGGCGGGGCCTCGGGGCTCGGGCGGGCTGCCGCCTTGGCCCTGGAGGCCAGGGGCTACCGGGTGGTGGTCTTGGACCTGAGGCGGGGGGAGGACGGGCTTCGCTACGTGGAAGGGGACGTGCGGTCGGAGGCGGACGTGGCCCGAGCCCTGGCCCTAGCGCAGGAAGAAGGGCTCCTCTTCGCCGTGGTGAACGCCGCGGGCATCGGCCTGGCCAAGAGGATCCTGGGCCGGGAAGGACCCCACGACCTGGAGAGCTTTCGCAAGGTGGTGGAGGTGAACCTGGTGGGCACCTTTAACGTCCTCCGCCTGGCGGCCTCGGCCCTGCGGGAGAACGCGCCCGATGGGGAAGGGCAGCGGGGCGTCATCGTGAACACCGCCAGCGTGGCGGCTTACGAGGGGCAGATCGGCCAGGCGGCCTACGCCGCCAGCAAGGGGGGCGTGGTGGCCCTCACCCTCCCCGCCGCCCGGGAGCTGGCCGAGTGGGGCATAAGGGTGGTGGCCATCGCCCCGGGCCTCTTCGATACCCCCCTTCTTGCGGGGCTACCCGAGAAGGCCCGGGCCTCCTTGGCGGAACAGGTTCCCTTCCCCAAACGCCTGGGCCGCCCGGAGGAGTACGCCCTCTTGGTCCTGCACATCCTGGAAAACCCCATGCTGAACGGGGAGGTGATCCGGCTGGATGGCGCCCTGCGCATGGCCCCCCGGTAG